AATAGCGAGCGTTCACAACGTGAAACAACGGCTTATCGTATCGCCAATGACATCGCAGATGAAGATGTGGAACTCTGTCGCAAAATTGGAGAGCACGGGCTAAAAATAATCCAGCATATTGCAGCAAACAAACCCACAGACAAAACCGTCAATATTTTGACACACTGTAATGCCGGCTGGCTCGCGACAGTAGATTGGGGAACCGCACTGGCGCCCATTTATATGGCGCATGATGCCGGGATCAAGGTGCATGTCTGGGTGGATGAAACCCGCCCACGTAATCAAGGAGGATTAACCGCGTTCGAATTAGGTTCACACGGTGTCCCCCATACGTTGATTGCGGATAATGCCGGCGGGCATTTGATGCAACACGGCAAAGTCGATCTCTGTCTTGTCGGCACAGACCGGACAACCGCACGAGGCGATGTATGCAACAAAATAGGGACTTATCTCAAGGCATTGGCAGCCAAAGCCAATCAGGTGCCTTTTTATGTTGCTCTGCCATCCCCGACCCTGGATTTTACCGTCTGGGACGGCGTCAAAGAAATTCCCATTGAACAGCGTTCGGGCGAAGAACAATCCCACGTCTATGGCATCACACCTGAAGGGATACGCAGTTGGGTCAATACAGCACCAGCCGGGACATCATGTGGAAATTATGCGTTTGATGTGACACCGGCTGAACTTATCACCGGGTTGATTACTGAACGGGGAATTTGCGATGCCAGTGCGGAAGGATTACAGGCCCTTTTCCCTGATTTGTGGCGACAGCCGTAATGATCACGCAAGGTAAAAATGATGAATAGAGAGCAAATCGCCCAAGAGATTATTGCAACTTGCCTTAAAATGAACGCACTTGGATTGAACCAAGGGACATCAGGCAATATCAGTGCCCGCTATCAGGATGGTTTTTTGATAACACCCAGCGGCATCGCTTATGAAAAGCTGACACCGGATCACATCGTTTATGTCAGTTATCAAGGTGAATATGCCGCCGATAAAGTGCCTTCAAGCGAATGGCATTTTCATCTCGCTTGCTATCAAGCACGCCCTGATCTCAATGCCGTTGTCCATAATCATGCGGTTAATGCAACGGCCGTCTCCATTCTCAATCACGCAATACCCGCCATTCACTATATGATCGCGGTGACAGGCACCGATCACGTTCCCTGCATTCCCTATGCCACGTTTGGCACGGCTGAATTGGCTGACTATGTAAAAAAGGGGATCACCCACAGTAAGGCATTATTGATGCAGCATCATGGCATGATTGCCATGGAAGTGAGTCTGGAAAAAGCGCTCTGGTTGGCAAATGAAATTGAGATATTAGCACAACTTTACTTAAAAGTGCTGCCAATTGTGGAGACTGTTCCAATACTCTCTGCAACAGAAATGCAGCGGGTGCTGGAAAAATTCAAGCATTATGGATTAAAGAGATAGATTTCTAGAGCAAAGAGAAAGTCGGATAAAGGGGAGAGGGATGAAGTGGTGGGCGATACCAGATTCGAACTGATGACCCCCTCCTTGTAAGGGAGATGCTCTACCAACTGAGCTAATCGCCCACTTCATGATTCAGACCTAAATGGTGGGTCGTGCAGGATTCGAACCTGCGACCAATTGATTAAAAGTCAACTGCTCTACCGACTGAGCTAACGACCCAATTAGATAATTTTGATTTTGATATTTGAATGGTGGGTCGTGCAGGATTCGAACCTGCGACCAATTGATTAAAAGTCAACTGCTCTACCGACTGAGCTAACGACCCATTCTCAATATCAATGTGATACTGTTACGAAACAACCTGATGAAGTGGTGGGCGATACCAGATTCGAACTGATGACCCCCTCCTTGTAAGGGAGATGCTCTACCAACTGAGCTAATCGCCCACTTCAAGATGACTATAACGACATCAATACCACTGATTCATGATTGGTGGGCGATACCAGATTCGAACTGATGACCCCCTCCTTGTAAGGGAGATGCTCTACCAACTGAGCTAATCGCCCAATCATAAAATCATGTTTATCACGGCGAGAAATATGGTGGGCGATACCAGATTCGAACTGATGACCCCCTCCTTGTAAGGGAGATGCTCTACCAACTGAGCTAATCGCCCCGTCGTGATGGAGTCGCATTATAGGGATAGTTCGAGGTGAGTCAACGCTTTTTATTACTAAAACAACCGTTCGTCGTAAAATTAAACAGAATGAAACAATTATAATCACGGCAGGGTATCAATTGGTCAACCTATTTTGGCTTTTCTCAATAACCCACCGTTAACGCCATTGAGGAATTGAAGTGCAGTGATAAAATGCCCTCCTTATTAAGAGAAAGGTAATTAAGGCAATTCCTGATGAGTAAAATTAAAACCCGTTTTGCACCAAGTCCTACCGGCTATCTGCATGTTGGTGGTGCGCGTACTGCGCTTTATTCCTGGTTATACAGTCGCCACAATAAAGGTGAATTTGTTCTTCGCATCGAAGATACCGATCTGGAACGTTCCACGCAAGAAGCCATTGACGCAATTATGGACGGAATGAACTGGTTAAATCTGAATTGGGATGAAGGCCCTTATTATCAGACTAAACGTTTCGACCGTTACAACCACGTTATTGATAACATGTTGGCGCAAGGCACGGCTTACCGCTGCTATTGTTCTAAAGAGCATTTGGAACAACTGCGTGAAACTCAGATGGCGAAGGGTGAAAAGCCACGTTATGACGGACGATGCCGTGATAGCGAGTGCCAGCACAGCCACGATGAGCCACATGTTGTCCGTTTCCGCAACCCACAAGAAGGTTCTGTTATTTTTAATGACAGCATCCGTGGCCCGATTGAATTCAGCAACCAAGAGCTGGATGATTTGATCATTCGCCGTACCGACGGTTCACCAACGTATAATTTCTGTGTGGTTATTGATGATTGGGATATGGAAATCACCCACGTTATTCGTGGTGAAGACCATATCAACAACACGCCGCGTCAGATCAATATCCTGAAAGCGCTTGGCGCTCCTGTTCCGGAATATGCCCATGTTTCGATGATCCTCGGCGACGATGGTAAAAAGCTATCCAAACGTCACGGCGCTGTCAGTGTCATGCAGTACCGTGATGAAGGTTATCTGCCAGAGGCGCTATTGAACTATCTGGTTCGTCTGGGCTGGTCACATGGCGATCAGGAAATTTTCAGCGTTGAAGAAATGACTGAACTGTTTGACCTTGATGCGATCAGTAAATCCGCCAGTGCATTCAATACGGAAAAACTGCAATGGCTGAACCATCATTACATCAATACCCTGCCGGCAGAGAAAGTGGCAGTACATTTAGCGTGGCATATTGAACAGCAAGGGATTGATACCCGCACTGGCCCGGAATTGGTTGATTTGATCAAACTGCTGGGTGAGCGCTGCAAGACGCTGAAAGAGATGGCGGGATCTTGTCGTTATTTCTATGAAGAGTTCGCTGAGTTTGATGCCGATGCGGCGAAAAAACATCTGCGCCCAGTTGCCCGCCAGCCATTGGAAGTTGCCCGTGCGAAACTGGCCGCGCTGACTGAATGGACACCAGAGAATATCCATCACGCGATTCAAGCGACGGCTGACGAGCTGGAAGTTGGCATGGGTAAAGTCGGTATGCCACTGCGTGTTGCGGTAACCGGTGCAGGCCAGTCTCCGAGTGTGGATGTCACCATCCATGCGATTAACCAGGCACGTTCACTGTCTCGTATTGATAAGGCGCTGGCTTATATTGCGCAGCGTGAGGCACAATAAATCGTTATTTAGAGATGTTGTTACCGTCAGATGTTGTTACCGTCAATAGTATGGCGTGAATAACAGGAATAATAGAGGCACGCAATTGATTGTCGTGCCTTTATTTTTGCGCTCAAAATGGGTCATTGATGGCTTTTTCAACGCTTACACCGAGAATATTAATGAATTCATTGACAGAATTCTCTGGGTTGCATATGATTCGCCCCGTTCCACAGGATTTTGATTTGGGGCTATAGCTCAGCTGGGAGAGCGCTTGCATGGCATGCAAGAGGTCAGCGGTTCGATCCCGCTTAGCTCCACCAAATAGGTGTGATTTCCAGTCAGTATTTGGTCTTCAAAACCTGAACCCACTCGTGGGGCTATAGCTCAGCTGGGAGAGCGCTTGCATGGCATGCAAGAGGTCAGCGGTTCGATCCCGCTTAGCTCCACCAAAATTCAGAAATCCCTGAAGACGCAAGTTTTCAGGGATTTTTTCTTATAGATCGGCTATAAATAGCAATACTACTGTGCCGTATAACCACCATCCACCGCGTAGAAAGCGCCCGTCGTAAATGAGCTTTCCTCTGACAGTAAAAATGCCACTGTTTTTGCGACTTCGTCTCTGGTTGCCATACGTTTCATTGGGTGACTCTTTGCCATCCATTCCCGAACTTCTGCGGGTAGTGTTTGCATATGCGGCGTATCAACATAACCGGGTCCAACGGCATTAATGCGAACCCCTTTATCTGCAAATTCCAGGGCAACGGAACGCGTCAGGCCAAGCACACCATGTTTGGCGGTCGTGTAAGGTGCAATGCCAGGAATACCCACAATTCCATTAGAGGAAGACAGGTTAACAATCGCCCCGCCTCCGCTTTGAATGATCGCCGGAATACCATATTTCAAGCCGAAAAAGGTGCCGCTGAGATCGGTATTAATCACATCATTCCAATCATCAATGGAATAGTCACAAATATTGATACCATGCGGCCCGGTAATGCCTGCATTATTGACCAACAGATGTAATCCACCACATTGCTTGACGGTATTGTCAATCAATGCCTTGACTGAAAGGTGATCCCTGACATCGGCTTCCATCGGGATCACACACTGCTCCGTGGGATCGATTCGCCTTGCTGTTTGTTTGGCACGGGAAAATTGACGTCCCGTAATAATGACCGTCGCTCCCCGATGGAATAATTCTTCCGCAATACCTTCGCCAACGCCGGTTGTCGCTCCCGTGACAATCGCAATTTTCCCGTCAAAATAGCCCATTATGAATCTCCTTTTAGCCTGATAAATATAAAAAAAGTGGCATCTGCCAAGATGCCACTTTCGATTGTTGTTATCAAATCCAACGATGAAATCGATTAGAAGCTCAAAATCAATCCGGTAATGGCTGCGGACAGGAAGCTTACCAGCGTTGAACCAAACAGCAGTTTCAGACCAAAACGTGCAACCGTATTACCCTGTTTTTCATCCAACCCTTTAATGGCACCGGCAACAATCCCGATGGATGAGAAGTTAGCGAAAGAAACCAAAAATACTGACAGGATTCCTTTCGAATGTTCACTCAGTTGACCCGCAATTTCTTGCAGGCTCTGCATCGCCACAAATTCATTGGAAACCATCTTGGTCGCCATGATACTGCCGACTTTCAGTGCTTCATCACTTGGAATGCCAATGATCCAGGCAAACGGATAGAACACATATCCCATGCACTCTTGGAACGTGATCCCAAATACCAGATGGAAAATGGCATTAATTCCCGCGATCAGGGCAATAAAACCGATCAACATCGCAGAAACAATCAACGCTACCTTGAAACCTGCCAGGATATATTCACCCAGCATTTCAAAGAAACTTTGCCCCTCATGGAGGTTGCTCATCTGGATGTCTTCTTCACTCTCAACAGAGTAAGGATTGATGAGCGACAAGATGATAAAGGTACTGAACATATTGAGGATCAGTGCCGCGACCACATATTTTGCATCCAGCATGGTCATGTAAGCACCGACAATCGACATAGATACCGTGGACATTGCGGTTGCTGCCATCGTATACATCCGGCGCTCAGACATTTTTCCCAGCACATTCTTGTAAGCAATAAAGTTTTCTGATTGCCCCAGAACCAACGAACTCACCGCATTAAATGATTCCAGTTTACCCATGCCGTTGATTTTAGACAGGACTGTACCTATCGCACGAATGATAATCGGCAGCACTTTGATGTGTTGCAAAATACCAATCAGGGCAGAAATAAAGATGATAGGACACAAAACATTCAGGAAGAAAAAGGCCAGATTCGCTTCCATCATGCCACCGAACACAAAGCTGGTGCCTTTTGCTGCATAAGACAACAGTTGGACAAATAAAGCGTCAAATCCTTTAACTATCCCTAAACCTACGTTAGAGTTCAGGAAGAACCAAGCCAGTAAGAGTTCGATGATAAGCAACTGAACAATATAACGAATTCTAATACCCTTCCGGTTATTACTGGCTAAAACCGCCAGGCCGCCAATCACGACCAAGGCGAGGAAAAAATGAAAAATATGAGACATAAAGACGCGCTCCAAACACAATTCTGTGCAAATTTATCATGTATTTTATGTAACACATGATAGTAAAGTTTGATCATTATCACATTAATTTACTATTTGAGCGGTTATAAATTCCCGTTTAGCCAACTCGATCACACTTTAATAATCGCCTCTTTAAGTGGAGCGCGTATTATTCACCCAATAAACGGAGCATTTCCTCTTCATCAATAACAGGTATCCCCAATTCATTGGCTTTAGCTAACTTGGAACCCGCTGCTTCGCCGGCAATGACCAGATCGGTTTTTTTGGACACACTTCCTGTCACTTTTGCACCCAAGGCTGCCAGCTTATCTTTGGCTTCGTCGCGGGATAAGCGGCTCAATGAACCTGTCAATACCACCGTCTTGCCAGTAAATGGACTGTCAACCTCCTTCAGGCTCAGGCTTTCAGTGACTTCCCAATGGATACCTATATTATTAATCAGATCATCAATTACCGCCTGATTATGCGGTTCATTAAAGAAATTCACGACATGACGGGCAACAACACCGCCCACATCCTGCACCGCAATCAGTGCATCAATGTCCGCTGCACGCAATTTTTCCAATGTGCCAAAATGAGCAACCAAATTGACAGCCGTCGCTTCGCCGACTTCACGAATACCCAAAGCATAAATAAAACGCGCAAACGTGGTTTTCTTCGCTTTCTCCAAAGCATTAATGACATTTTGCGCAGATTTTGGCCCCATCCGCTCAAGGCCCGTTAATGTTCCGGCCGTCAACCGGAACAGATCGGCGGGTGTTTTGACATATTCTTTATCGACAAGTTGTTCAATGATTTTTTCGCCCATGCCATCAACATCCATCGCACGGCGGGACACGAAATGTTTCAGTGCTTCCTTGCGCTGCGCTGCGCAAAACAAG
This genomic interval from Xenorhabdus doucetiae contains the following:
- the mtnA gene encoding S-methyl-5-thioribose-1-phosphate isomerase, giving the protein MKINGTHYRSVWLADDGYTVEILDQTKLPFEVQTVQLRTLQDAATAIKEMWVRGAPLIGAVAAYGMALAMRQENSDENLRQAYAILVKTRPTAINLKWALDRTCRVLENSERSQRETTAYRIANDIADEDVELCRKIGEHGLKIIQHIAANKPTDKTVNILTHCNAGWLATVDWGTALAPIYMAHDAGIKVHVWVDETRPRNQGGLTAFELGSHGVPHTLIADNAGGHLMQHGKVDLCLVGTDRTTARGDVCNKIGTYLKALAAKANQVPFYVALPSPTLDFTVWDGVKEIPIEQRSGEEQSHVYGITPEGIRSWVNTAPAGTSCGNYAFDVTPAELITGLITERGICDASAEGLQALFPDLWRQP
- a CDS encoding L-fuculose-phosphate aldolase; the encoded protein is MNREQIAQEIIATCLKMNALGLNQGTSGNISARYQDGFLITPSGIAYEKLTPDHIVYVSYQGEYAADKVPSSEWHFHLACYQARPDLNAVVHNHAVNATAVSILNHAIPAIHYMIAVTGTDHVPCIPYATFGTAELADYVKKGITHSKALLMQHHGMIAMEVSLEKALWLANEIEILAQLYLKVLPIVETVPILSATEMQRVLEKFKHYGLKR
- the gltX gene encoding glutamate--tRNA ligase — protein: MSKIKTRFAPSPTGYLHVGGARTALYSWLYSRHNKGEFVLRIEDTDLERSTQEAIDAIMDGMNWLNLNWDEGPYYQTKRFDRYNHVIDNMLAQGTAYRCYCSKEHLEQLRETQMAKGEKPRYDGRCRDSECQHSHDEPHVVRFRNPQEGSVIFNDSIRGPIEFSNQELDDLIIRRTDGSPTYNFCVVIDDWDMEITHVIRGEDHINNTPRQINILKALGAPVPEYAHVSMILGDDGKKLSKRHGAVSVMQYRDEGYLPEALLNYLVRLGWSHGDQEIFSVEEMTELFDLDAISKSASAFNTEKLQWLNHHYINTLPAEKVAVHLAWHIEQQGIDTRTGPELVDLIKLLGERCKTLKEMAGSCRYFYEEFAEFDADAAKKHLRPVARQPLEVARAKLAALTEWTPENIHHAIQATADELEVGMGKVGMPLRVAVTGAGQSPSVDVTIHAINQARSLSRIDKALAYIAQREAQ
- a CDS encoding SDR family NAD(P)-dependent oxidoreductase, which codes for MGYFDGKIAIVTGATTGVGEGIAEELFHRGATVIITGRQFSRAKQTARRIDPTEQCVIPMEADVRDHLSVKALIDNTVKQCGGLHLLVNNAGITGPHGINICDYSIDDWNDVINTDLSGTFFGLKYGIPAIIQSGGGAIVNLSSSNGIVGIPGIAPYTTAKHGVLGLTRSVALEFADKGVRINAVGPGYVDTPHMQTLPAEVREWMAKSHPMKRMATRDEVAKTVAFLLSEESSFTTGAFYAVDGGYTAQ
- a CDS encoding NupC/NupG family nucleoside CNT transporter produces the protein MSHIFHFFLALVVIGGLAVLASNNRKGIRIRYIVQLLIIELLLAWFFLNSNVGLGIVKGFDALFVQLLSYAAKGTSFVFGGMMEANLAFFFLNVLCPIIFISALIGILQHIKVLPIIIRAIGTVLSKINGMGKLESFNAVSSLVLGQSENFIAYKNVLGKMSERRMYTMAATAMSTVSMSIVGAYMTMLDAKYVVAALILNMFSTFIILSLINPYSVESEEDIQMSNLHEGQSFFEMLGEYILAGFKVALIVSAMLIGFIALIAGINAIFHLVFGITFQECMGYVFYPFAWIIGIPSDEALKVGSIMATKMVSNEFVAMQSLQEIAGQLSEHSKGILSVFLVSFANFSSIGIVAGAIKGLDEKQGNTVARFGLKLLFGSTLVSFLSAAITGLILSF